The Capra hircus breed San Clemente chromosome 2, ASM170441v1, whole genome shotgun sequence genome window below encodes:
- the G6PC2 gene encoding glucose-6-phosphatase 2 isoform X1, with product MDFLHRNGVLAIQHLQKDYRAYYSFLNFMSSVGDPRNIFAIYFPLWFQLNQTVGTKMIWVAVIGDWFNLIFKWILFGHRPYWWVQETQIYPNHSSPCLEQFPTTCETGPGSPSGHAMGSSCVWYVMVTAALSHTVSQMDKSFITLHRLTWSFLWSLFWLIQISVCISRVFIATHFPHQVILGVIGGVLVAEVFEYTPGIQTASLSTYLKTNLFLFLFALGFYLLLRLLDIDLLWSVPIAKKWCANPDWIHIDTTPFAGLVRNLGVLFGLGFAINSEMFLRSCRGENGYRLSFRLLCALASLTTLQLYHFIKIPTDTEYLFYVLSFCKSASIPLTVVALIPYCIHMLMKPSAKKLN from the exons ATGGATTTCCTTCATAGGAATGGAGTGCTCGCTATTCAGCATTTGCAGAAGGACTACCGAGCTTACTacagttttctaaattttatgtcCAGTGTTGGAGATCCCCGGAATATCTTTGCCATTTATTTTCCACTTTGGTTTCAACTTAATCAGACAGTTGGAACTAAGATGATATGGGTAGCAGTCATTGGGGATTGGttcaatcttatttttaaatg GATATTATTTGGTCATCGTCCTTACTGGTGGGTCCAAGAAACTCAGATTTACCCAAATCACTCAAGTCCATGCCTTGAACAGTTCCCCACTACATGCGAAACAGGTCCAG GAAGCCCATCTGGCCATGCGATGGGTTCGTCATGTGTCTGGTATGTCATGGTGACAGCAGCCCTGAGCCACACCGTCAGTCAGATGGATAAGTCTTTCATCACTCTGCACAG ACTGACTTGGTCATTTCTTTGGAGTCTTTTTTGGTTGATTCAAATCAGTGTCTGCATCTCCAGAGTATTCATAGCAACACATTTTCCTCATCAAGTTATTCTTGGAGTAATTGGTG GCGTCCTGGTAGCGGAGGTCTTTGAATACACTCCAGGTATCCAAACAGCCAGCCTGAGCACATACCTgaagaccaacctgttccttttcctgtttgcacTTGGCTTTTACCTGCTTCTCAGACTTCTTGACATTGACCTGCTGTGGTCTGTGCCCATAGCCAAGAAGTGGTGCGCCAACCCCGACTGGATCCACATTGACACCACACCTTTTGCCGGACTTGTGAGAAACCTCGGAGTCCTCTTTGGCTTGGGCTTTGCAATTAACTCAGAGATGTTCCTCAGGAGCTGTCGAGGAGAAAACGGCTACAGGCTCAGCTTCCGGCTGCTCTGTGCCCTGGCCTCGTTGACCACCCTGCAGCTCTACCATTTCATCAAGATCCCCACTGACACCGAGTATTTGTTTTACGTGCTGTCTTTCTGTAAAAGTGCGTCCATCCCACTGACTGTGGTTGCCCTGATTCCCTACTGTATTCATATGTTAATGAAACCAAGTGCAAAAAAGCTTAATTAG
- the G6PC2 gene encoding glucose-6-phosphatase 2 isoform X2, which translates to MDFLHRNGVLAIQHLQKDYRAYYSFLNFMSSVGDPRNIFAIYFPLWFQLNQTVGTKMIWVAVIGDWFNLIFKWILFGHRPYWWVQETQIYPNHSSPCLEQFPTTCETGPGSPSGHAMGSSCVWYVMVTAALSHTVSQMDKSFITLHRRPGSGGL; encoded by the exons ATGGATTTCCTTCATAGGAATGGAGTGCTCGCTATTCAGCATTTGCAGAAGGACTACCGAGCTTACTacagttttctaaattttatgtcCAGTGTTGGAGATCCCCGGAATATCTTTGCCATTTATTTTCCACTTTGGTTTCAACTTAATCAGACAGTTGGAACTAAGATGATATGGGTAGCAGTCATTGGGGATTGGttcaatcttatttttaaatg GATATTATTTGGTCATCGTCCTTACTGGTGGGTCCAAGAAACTCAGATTTACCCAAATCACTCAAGTCCATGCCTTGAACAGTTCCCCACTACATGCGAAACAGGTCCAG GAAGCCCATCTGGCCATGCGATGGGTTCGTCATGTGTCTGGTATGTCATGGTGACAGCAGCCCTGAGCCACACCGTCAGTCAGATGGATAAGTCTTTCATCACTCTGCACAG GCGTCCTGGTAGCGGAGGTCTTTGA